The Lachnospiraceae bacterium KM106-2 nucleotide sequence TGCAACGAATTGTCAGCTCAGTTACCGAATTATTAACCCAAGGTGAATTGGATAAACTTACGATCGGTGATATTACAAATCATTGCCATATGACCAGACAACTATTTTATCATTATTTCAAAGATAAATATGATGTGGTCGCTTGGATCTATAAAAATGATTTCCAGAACCTAATTGATCAAATTCCAGATTACATAACATATCAGGACTTGTTGCTTGAAGTATTGCATTTATTAAAATCAAAACAACTTTTTTATGGTCATGCTTTACAATCGAAAGACTATAATGCCTTGTCGACGATCATGATCACCCATATCAATTTAATTCTATCCTGCTATATTAGGCGTTCTGTCACTGACGTGCCCCAAGATCAGCTAAATTTCCTGATCGACTTTTATTCCCACGGCGCCGTCAGATGTTTAACTGAACTTCTTACTTCCCTCATCTCATTTCATGAAGATCAACTCTCGGAATGGTTAATTGATACTCTTCCCTATTCCATTCGCTCACAGATCCTTAAATGTAAGATCAAGTCTGCTGATCTTCTTGTATCATTCTAAAAAACTTTCTTTATGCTGCATTCATTCCGGATTGTGCATCCATCTTCTGCTTGCACATCCGGTTAAACACTGCGATCACTCGGCCTACACCGATCACAGCGATCACGGTTCCAACTCCGATTCCGATTAACTCTTTTCGAAATAAAAAGCCTACGGTAATGGTGATCAAAATATTTACCACGTCAAAACAATTCTTTGTAAATCCCATTTCTTTGTTACTATAATCTGAGATCGCCTGTACGATTCCATCTCCTGGATTTGGAACTAGCCTCATATTTACTGACATTGCCGCTCCGATTCCTGTAAGGATAATGGCGAATAACAATACGATCAATCTTGGTGTAAAAGCACCAGACATGTTAGGAATATGATCTGCAAACAGATTCATAAACCTTGTAAATATAATTGAGAGCGGAATTTGAAGTAGATCATATAGTTTCGCATTCCTTCTCTTTAGTAAAAACTGAATTAATACAAAGACACAATATACGATCAGAGTCATATTTCCAAAATTCAGATTCCATATACTCGCGATTGCAAATGGTACCGAGATGATTGGAGATACTCCCAGTCCAGTCTTCGTATTTAGGGTAATTCCCAGAGCCAGAATTAATAATCCGACTAAGTAATAACTAATTCTCATCCCCTGCTGTCTCATTTAAGTGTCGTTCCTTTCTTTTGTTATCTATCATGATTCATCTTTTAATTGATATACGCATAGCTCATGTAATGCTCTTGTCGCTTCAATGTAATAAGTCTGTCTTCTTACTTCCTCAATTCCACAATCCTGCGTCTTTAATATAATGACGGCATCAAATTCCAGTCCTTTTGATAAATAAGCAGGGAGTACCAAGATTCCTTCTGGATAAACCGTTGTTGTCTCTTTGATCAAGGTAACATCGCACTTCTCTTGTATCCACTCATACCATTGATAGGATTCTTCTGCTCCATCACATAGGATTGCAATTGACTCATAAAAAGTATCTTTTAACGCTCCTAGCTTTTCTTGCAATTGACGAAGCATCTGCTCTTTTGACTCAAATTCTAGTACCTCAGGTTTCTTACCATGTCGATTTACATTTTGTGTATTCGTAATCGATAGGATCTGATTTGCAAAATCATTGATCTCCTTGGTAGAACGATAACTTTGGTTCATCTCTATCATAGATGCCTCAGGATAAATCGCCTGAAGGATTTTAGTAACGGGTTCTCCCTTTCGTAAAACTTGATTCTCATCACCTAAAATTGTTTTAGAACAGGAAAATAACGTATTTAAAATGGCATATTGAAAGATTGTATAATCCTGCATCTCATCGATTAGCAGATGACGGATCGATCCAAATGCTCCTGCCCCTAGCAATTTCACCTGCATATAAAAGACGGCTAAGATATCCTCATAACAAATCTCGCCAAACTCATTTTGGTATTCTTCCATTCCTGGCTCTATGATTGAAACTTCCTTTAGGAATGTGAGATACAATGCGATCAACTGAGCTTCATTATCCGCTCTTTTATTTTTTAGAAACGCATTCAGCTGATGATAATAGTCTGTGGACGATTTGAGTACTATCCTTTGATAACGAGGATCTTCTTCGTCCTCACAATTTAATATGTAATTGATTTGATCATTTTTATATTCATAAGGATCTTCGATCAAAAGCATATCTGCCATAAGATCATCCCATTCTTTCATGATCACATTTTCTTCACCAAGCTCTGGCAGTACTTCGGAAATATAATCTGAAAAGAGTGCGTTTGGCGATAAAATCATAATATTATCCGAGCGGAGCTGTTTCCGGTGATTATATAATAACCAGGCGACCCGATGAAGTGCTACGACTGTCTTGCCGCTTCCCGCTGTACCATTGATAATAAGCGTTTTTACCTTGTCCTCACGAATGATACGATTCTGTTCTTTTTGAATCGTCGCAACCACTTGTCTCATACGGCCTTCATTATGATTACTTAATTGCTGTAATAAAACTTCATCATCAATTCGTAAATTGGTATCGATCATATATTTCAGCGTTCCATCCTGAATCTGAAATTGCTTCTTCTCCTCGATTGTTCCACGAATGATCCCATCTGGTGCCTCAAAGGATGCCTTTCCCATCTCATACTCATAATAAAGGGAAGAAATCGGTGCTCTCCAGTCATAGATATAAGACTGATCCTCTTTTCGGTCGTAAAAGCCCATGATTCCTATGTAGACAGGTAATATCGCCCCGTCCTCTTCATAAGAGAAACGGATCTTTCCAAAGTATGGAGAAGATTTAAGCCGTTGTAACTGCTCATAATAGCGTTGATAAGCATTTAACAGCATTACATCCTGTTCGATCGACTGCTTGTTCTCTAATCGTTCTTCTTCATCCATATCCGAAGTATTATCCCACAAGAATTCCTTCTGCTTCTGGATCTTCGTCTTCCACTGTTCTATTTTTTCTTTCATCTGATCAACTTGGCCGTTTAGTCGATGTAAAACTAATTTTAAATAGAACTCTTCTTCTACAGTTACTGACATGATATCGTCTCCTTGCCATTGCTTAAGTCACCTAAATTTAAACGAAAAAACGCCCTTCAATCTCGTCATTGAAGGGCGTAATATTTATTTTGAAAATAAACGATATTCTTTATGGATTTTTCTTGTCACCTTAAATAGCGGACCAAACGGTATTTCTAATAACAACGCTACTAGGAGAAAGACGCCCCTGTCCATATAGAATCGTACGACTGCACTCTCAGACATTAAATATGCCATCTTTGCAAAACTATGATAAGGCATAAGCAAAAATAACATGCTTAAAATCCCTACTTCTAGAATTACAGCAAGTACAAACTTTGATCGAATCAACTTTTCTTTGTTAGATTCCTCATATACTTGTTTTACGATCATCCTTATTCCAAACAAAAGTAAGACAGTACAAACTGCAACTATCATGGAATATACATTAGTTCCCTCGAAAAACAGATAGATTAAAAGGATTCCATATTGAATATGACTCGACATCATAAGTAAATACGATTCCATCAGGTGCTTCTCATCTTTAAGTTCTGCTTTCTTAAGATAAGATAAGGTAACCACCCATAAAAGTGCTAATGCGATAAAAACACCAGCGATAAAAAATGAATTGTGATAGCAGCTTCTTGCCATTAAAACACTGGCTGCATAGCTGATCACCAATAGGAATAACGTTACATTTCCCATTGCTTTTTCATTACTAAGTATACTATATAGTTCCAAAAATGGTACTGCAGTTAATAGAACTGCGAACACCATAAATTGATCATCACTATGAAATTGAATGTTTCTTACTGCAAGTAAAATCTGAATCACACTAATAAAGCCAAGTAGAACAGTCGCAGCAAGTATGCGGTTCTTTTTCATCCATAATTCCTCCTGTGTAGTTTCATAACACAACAGTATTTATTATACCACATGAAAAAGAAAATGGGTATGTTTTTTCGAAATCATTTTTCCTACAAAGAGAAGAGGCAGCTATCTCTTACCGATAGCTGCCTCTTCTTAGGATTCCTCTATTTTCTCAACTGATCACTTCCTGATACGTTGCCTTTCTCTCTAATAATTCAGATATTTTAGCCATTCTGCTGACATCTCCCACCAATATAACACCACATAACTGATTATTGGCAAAGTAGTATTTCTCATATTGTCTTTTTGATTTATCTTTTCTCTCAATCGTCTTATAATTCACATCTGGTTTTTGGCCATTATCGCCATTAGCATATAATGCAGTCTCCATACCATGAAATGTTAAAGCGGCTGAAACTTGCTCATACGTAATCTGCTCTCCTGCCACATTTGCTCCCGCAACTCGACCTTGTTCTAATGCTTCTGACCACAAACCAAAGTTGATTCCTTTATATTCGGCACAGTCACCACACGCATAAATATCTTCTATATTGGTTCTCATCTGATCATCTACCTCGATGCCACGTTTACCAACTTGAATACCGGCTGCTTTAGCAAGAGTAAGATTAGGCTGGATTCCACAAGAAATAATAACAAGACCGCCTTCGATCGTTTCACCGTCTTCTAAGCTGACTCCTGTGACATGACTCTCTCCTACAATCCCTGCAATTTTAACTCCGGTTCGAATCTTTATCTGGTGTTCCTGGCATATTGTCTGGATCAGCTCACTTGCTTCTTCATCTAGTTGCCTTGGCATCAAACGATTCTGCATTTCAAGTACAGTTACTTCTAGATTTGATTTTTTTAGCTCCCATGCAGCCTCTAATCCTAAGACTCCGCCACCGATCACAACCGCTTTCTTTGTATTGCTGATAATACTTGCGATCTTCTTAACATCATCAATTCCTCGGATAGCTACAATCTCAGGAAGGTTCCCTCCTTTAAATTCTGGTATGAAACTGTGTGCACCTAAAGCATAGATCAACTTCGTATAAGTGATGGTTGATTTATCCGATAAAATGATCATCTTTTCCGTGGTGTTGATTCCGACTACTTCTGAACTTAATAACTGTTCAATCTTATTTTCAACATACCAGGATTCCTCATGAATGACTAACTGTTCTAGATTAATTTCTGATATTAAGCTCTTTGTCAGCATTGGACGATTATAAGCAAGATAAGCTTCATTCGTGATCATCAAGATATTTCCGGTCGCATCCCGCTCCCTGATCGCTCTGGCGGCACTAATTCCTGCGGCACCATTGCCAAGGATCACATAGGAATTAGATGTATTATTTCTAAAGTCTGTTGAGAGATCCGGAACATCAACAAAATACTCTCTTCCGACTCCACACACAGGACAAATATCTAGAGAAGAATCGAAGATTTCTCCACAAACGATACATTTTACCAGATGAGACTTTCCTTTTGACTGCTTCTTTCCTTTATTGATCGGTTTAATCAGTTCATTTCCAAAGTGGAAGCCATAATCGTAGGCATCAATGAAATCGCTCTCATTCGGTTTGAATTTAATCTGTAATCCATCTACTACGTTCATACGAAGCTGCTTTAATCTTTCAATAATATGTGGGACTCCTTCACCGCTCCAGCCATAGCTACCGAAAGCACTGGCAAGCTTACCTCCATGAGTCTCAGCAAAAATTGATGTTGTCAAATCCCAGATTGGTTTTAGTGCTTCTCCTACAATTGTTGGCGTACCAAATAGAAGACCATCTGCAAATCCAATTTGTTCTAATACTTCACCTTGGTCATAATCTACCATATCATAGAGTTTAACATCAATATCACCAGCCGCTTGAATACCTTCTGCAATTTTTTCACCAATCTGCTTTGTATAACCATATGCACTTACATATGGCATTACGACTGTCTTTTTCTTATTCGGATTAATAACCGTACACCATTCCCGGTAAGTCTTTTTCATCTCTTCGATTCTACAATCAAGAACAGGACCATGGCCGGTACAGATCATATCGATCGGAAGATCTTCTATGCGATCCAATGCTTTTAACATATAAGGTTTATAAGGACCAATGATACAATCAAAATAGTATTTTGTAGCTTTCCAATAATCATCCAAATTTGTGACCTTACTAGCAAGAACATCCTGAAAGGCATAGTGAGATCCAAATGAATCACAGGTTGCTAACACCTTATCTTCTTCGATATACGTAAACATTGTATCCGGCCAATGAAGATTTGGTACGATCATAAAATGAAAGGTCTTATCACCAATCGTCATTTTCTCATTATCCTTCACCGCATGGCTATAGAAATCCCGATTCACAATATTCTTTAGAAATCCAATGGCACAACCAGTTGCAATGATCTGCATTCTAGGACTCAATTCAAGAAGTTTCTCCACACTGCCTGCGTGGTCCGGTTCCGTATGATCTACAATCAGATAATCAATTTTAGTGACATCAACTAATTCTTTTAACTTATCAATATATTCATCTACAAATCCTGCTTTTGCAGTTTCAAATAAAATGACTTTATCTTTTGCCTGCATGACATAGGAATTATAAGTTGTACCAAATTCCGTATACATGATAATATCAAATACGCGGAGTTCATCATCTATAATACCCGTCCAATACAGCCCTTCTTTTAATTTTAAGTCTTTCATATCTCAGTAATCCTCGCTTTCTTAACCTACGAGGATAGTATGAGCAATTGGTAAATTACTTATTAACTTTATTTATCGCAGCCACTCGATTATTAACACCTAATTTACTATAGATGTTGATCATATGCGTTTTTACTGTTGCTAAAGAGATACAAAGATGATCTGCAATTTCTTTATTGGTATAACCTTTTTTTAATTCATTTACGACTTCGAATTCGCGTTCCGTTAGATCATAAGGCCTTGCAACCGTTGTCTCTTCCACCCCCTTAAAATTAAGTATCTTCCAAGTAAAGACTTTCTGTGGCTCCGTTATTCGCTTTGCCATATCATACTTCTCATCGGATAAAATTTTCCTAACTGTATCCTTTTCAAACCAGATTGGAAGTGCGATTCCCTTCTTATATGCATAAGTGATCGCTTCCGTTAACGTATCTAGCATTTCTCGTTCTTGATTCGTCTGTTCATATAAATAGCGTACTTTTAATAGATCGGTCTCTACGATTTTTAAGTAGTTCTGTGTCTTACGCGCATTTAAGATCAAGGCGTCGATTTTTTCCTTTACCTCATCCAATCGATTCAGATCATATAAGATACCGGCACATAATAATTCAGAGTCATTTCCTTTGAGAATCTCATTCGAAGCATTATAATCTTCAAGAAATTTTTCTGCCATATCCATATGATTTCCACGATAGATTGGATAACGAAGCAACCTTGCTAGAAAAAAAATATTTTGATACATCTTTTCACTTCCTAATTCGGAAATGATCTCCTCTGTAATATTCTCCTTACCAAGCACATAGCAATATTCCGCATAAGTATAGAGATATGCACTCTTTACGTTAGGCACATCCTTATGGATGCAGGCTTTTGCCCTCTCCAGTGATTCTTTGGCATGAACCATATCCAACTGTTTGATATAAACACCTGCGATCCCGATATAGTAAGATGCCGCAAGCGAAATGGGGTGTTCTACAAACAGACGCATCTTCTCATAATAAGTTAATGCATCCTTCAGATTACCATGATCCTCTAACAATTGTGTTCGAATGGCAAGAACAAAACTCTCAACATATTCATTTTGGGTCTTATAATAAATTTCTTCTGCACGATCTAAATACTGCATAGCCTCTTCATAACGATCCTGTAAAAAGATAAAATACGCTTCTTTTACAAGGAGGTGTGCTTTCGATACATCATTAACCGGAATCAATTCAATCTTTTCAAGAGGAATCGTTGGGATTCCTTTAAATTCCCAATTGATATCGAAAAATAGATTAGCATAACGAAATAAAAGTACTGATTCATCTTGCTTACAGTTCTGTTTGATATATTCATAAATTTCATCGCACTTCTTAGGATTAAGAGCAACATAATAACAGAAGAAATACTGATAGGCAAAATCCAGATTATATTTAATTTCCTGCAATGGTACTTTCATCATATAGGCAGTCGTCGTGGCATTCTGCGGCATCGTTAACAACTGTTTCATGATCGTCTGATACTCCCCTGCCGCAAATAACTGATGCATGCATTCGTCATAATCCCCTACCTCATCATAAACCCTAGCTGCCTGTATCCTAAGTGCTTTCGTCCCTTCTTCTTCCTCCATAAGATGAATCAGATAATCCTGAAGAATGGAGTGATAGCGATACTCTTGTTTCTCTTCATCCAACTCAATAACAAACATATTTCTTCCTACGATCGCCTGCATCATTTTCTCAAATGGATACTCTGGGACATACTGGCTACAGATTTCTTTGTTAAAATAGGATAAGATTCCGGTCTTCTTCAAAAACTCTCTTACATCCTCGGATAAATACCTAAAAATCTCTTTTGATATATATTCATAAATCACCTGTTCATTTGCATTTCCTGATAATATTGAGCCCATATTCATCCCTGAGGAGGCAATTGCCATGAGCTGAAGGCCCCCGACCCATCCATTGCTCTTCTCTACTAGAGAATCGATCAATTCTTCTTCTTTGGACAACCCGATCGTTTGTAGTAGAAATTCTTTTCCTTCTTCTTTTGTCATCCGAACTTGTTCATCTTGGATCAACAACAGATCTCCCTCGATCTGAAGTGCTCCAAGGTAAATAGCCGGCATTGTTCTGCTTAATAATACAATATGTACTTGTTCCGGTAAATTCTCAATAAAATAATCGATGGTCTTACATAAGAATTCATCTTTGATATATTGAAAGTCATCTAGTACCAATACAAAGGGAGCAACCTCTTCCAGATTATTAACTATTCTAGAAATTAACTGCCATAATACCTCACTTGGCATATTTCCTTCAAAGCAGCTAAGAACATTTCCCATATCAAGCGTTAGCTCACTTTGGATACTCTCGATCAGATATCGCCAAAAGATGAGTACTTGATTCATATTCTCGTCTAAGGATAACCATTTTGCCTGCAAGGATGGATGCTGTTTGATATATACAGAAAGAAGGGTAGTCTTTCCACTACCCGCTCCTGCTTTGATCACAGTCACTTTATGAAGCATTATTCCATCAAGTGATCCTAATAATGCTTTTCTTTCTACAAATGCTTTTCTTGGTCTTGGTACTTTAAGTTTTACTGAAAGCACCGGAATCTCATTTACATTCACGTTACTCACTCCTGCTATAAATATACTCTCTCCTCGTTCTTAATACTGCGATTGCAAGGAGTACTACTATGAGTAGTATAACATAAATAAGCTCATATTGTTTCATATTTGTCATTGAATTTTTCTCCCATGCATCGGCAAATGCCAGCAGATCTTTCTGAGGCAGAAAATGTAAAAGCTTGTTGAAAATAGAAGACTCTTTTGTTACTGAATAGAAACTGCCTCCTAAAACAGAGGTTAATACGACCACGGAGTTGCAGATCATATTTGCGGTATCTGATACATTAAAAAAGGAATTCACAAATAGTGCAAATGCCGTAGAGAGTAAGGATAATACTCCGATCAATACAGCATACTGTAGTAACGAGAATCCAATATCGATTCCGAATATGCTTGCTACTGCAACAACGAGAAACGACGGAATAAAGATCAAACTCGTCATAAAGATCCCATGCCCAAAGATATAGTTATGAAATGGAATTGGAGATACTAAAATACGTTCTGCCACATGTTTCTCCTTATCTTCTGCAAACAATCTCGCATATAGTGATCCCTGCATCAATAAAAACATCATCATATAACCAAAGATGTTCGTTCCAATCCTACGTTCGCTTTGCATCTTGGTATCTTGAAAAGCTTCTGGATTCTGAATTGCATTCTCTAACTCATTTCTTAAATCATCACTTTTAATCGTATCGATGGTAAAACTACCATCTTTCTTCATGGTAATGACCGCATCATATCGGTTTTGGATCAATTTCGATTCTGCCGGTTTCTTTTTTAAATAAGTCACATCAAAGTAATGGGAGTCTAAATTTGCCTTGCTCTCACCAACAACAGCAATATTTCCTTTTACAACGGCCTTATTGGTCAGTAAGATTGCTGCTGCCACTGATATAATGGTTAAGCATACCGCTAAGATTAAGGCACCCTTTATTTCCCACATTCGTTTCCAATCATTTTTTATTATCGTTAACATATGCAATCCTCTTTTCTAAACGTTTTAGCACAGACTAGCAACATGATCAAAATGCTTCCTATTAATCCTGCCACACAAGGTAGGAATAACGTATTATTCTGATCATACATGATCTGGAAGCTGGCATCTGCAATCCACTTAACCGGTGATATCATACTGATATGACGGATGGCTGCTCCATATCCATCTAATGAGAATAATAACCCGCCAAAGATACCCATTAAGTTTACGACGATGCTCTGCAATTGATTTGTTGTTGTTTCAGCCTTAAAGATACAGCACATCATAACTCCAAGCGTATTAAAACATAGTTCCAATAACGCAAATAGAAGGAACATCTCTGGAATATGAGTAACATGCACAGCAAAGACAAAACATAGAAATATCATATCGAGTGTATGGAACAGCAATGAGAATAAAGTAGAAGCGATCACCTTTGATAAATAGATATTTTTCGCACTTCCTGGCGCATAGATGATCCTCATATTTGGCTTCTTGATCCTCTCTTCCATAAAGGCGTTGGCAGAGGTCATACCACTATTAATAACCGCATAGATCATAAGTGTAATTCCATAAAAGTCAAAGGAACTAAAATTCTTACTATAATTGTCTTTTGTCAAAAATCCTAAGATGATAACAAGTAAAATTGGAAATCCAATGGCATAAAATACCCACATTGGATTCGTGATCAAGTTCTTAAAATCCTCTTTCGTGATCAACCACAAATTTTTCATTTACCTTCGCCTCCTAATCTCTCAAACTCTTACCGGTTAACTTCAAAAATACATTCTCCAAACTTGCTGTCCGGCAAAATAAATTCTTGATCCTGCTTTTACTGTCAATGACTAAGGCAATGATCTTATCTAGGTTCTCCACATTCTTCATTGTGGTAATGATCAGGTTTTCTTCCTTCCGCTCTACCTTCTTAACGCCCTCTACCCGGTAGAAACGCTCTGTATTTAACTTATCATCATCTTCTAATTCTAAGATGAACTGTCTTTCATCAAAGATATCCTCTTTCAAACTCTCGCTCGTTCCCTCTGCAATGATATTTCCGCTATCCATAATGAGTATCCTTGTTGAGATCTCTTCAACCTCTTCCATATAGTGAGTCGTATATAGGATGGTCATTCCATTCTCTCTTAGTTTTTTGATCGATGCTAAAATATGATTTCTCGACTGAGGATCGATACCAACCGTTGGTTCATCCATGATCAATAGCTCTGGCTCATGAGCAATCGCACAAGCGATATTTAATCTTCTCTTCATACCTCCTGAGAAGGTTGCTGTTTTATCCTTCTTGCGATCTAATAAACCGACAAAACTTAATGCCTGTTCGGTCCTCTCCACTAACTCGCTTCCTCTTAATCCATAAAGGGAAGCAAAGAAACTGACATTTGCTTCTGCACTTAAATCTTCATATAAAGCTAAGTCCTGAGGAACGACTCCTAATTTGCGTTTAAACTGATTGAAACATTTCACTACATTCTTTCCGTTAAATTCGATTACTCCACTATCATAACCAAGCAGACCGCAGATAATATTGATGGTCGTACTTTTTCCTGCTCCATTTGGTCCAAGGAAGCATAAGATCTCACCTTTCTTAACACTAAATGATAAATCATTAACTACGTGATGCTCTTTAAAACTCTTATTTAAGTTACTTACTTTGATAATTTCTTTCATGATTTTCAACCCTTTCGTTTTTGATACTGTTATCTTATAAGATTTTAAGGAGAATGAAATCAACCGAAAGGTTGAAATGAGGTTGAGATAAAAGGTTGAGATCCGTGGTTGATAACAAGATGAGGTACAAAAAAGCGGCTGATTCCCGTTCAAGCAGGAATCAACCGCTCTTTAACTAAATACTATTAAGAGAACGTCTTTAATGAGATATACTCCATAATTAAATAAACGATAAAACAAGCGAGGATGATTAAAAACGTTGTTATGTACGAGGACTTAAAGCTGATAAGAATCAAGATGAGTGCAATGGTCTGGAATACATATCTCATATTCTTTACTCTTTTATCGTAATCCTTCCATAAGGTCTCTTTACAATGGGGACACCGTTCTGTTAATAATAGCTTTGCATCCAGATCGATCTTTTTCTTACATGCAGGACATTGAATGGTCATTTTATTCTTTCTCCTTTCCTAGCAACTTAAAAAGCTGTAAAATAACAGTTATTTCTAAC carries:
- a CDS encoding ABC-type MDR transporter, ATPase component, which produces MKEIIKVSNLNKSFKEHHVVNDLSFSVKKGEILCFLGPNGAGKSTTINIICGLLGYDSGVIEFNGKNVVKCFNQFKRKLGVVPQDLALYEDLSAEANVSFFASLYGLRGSELVERTEQALSFVGLLDRKKDKTATFSGGMKRRLNIACAIAHEPELLIMDEPTVGIDPQSRNHILASIKKLRENGMTILYTTHYMEEVEEISTRILIMDSGNIIAEGTSESLKEDIFDERQFILELEDDDKLNTERFYRVEGVKKVERKEENLIITTMKNVENLDKIIALVIDSKSRIKNLFCRTASLENVFLKLTGKSLRD